The sequence GCGCCTGGGGAGCGGCGGGCGCGAACAGCTTCCCCGCCATGGCGTCGGCGACGGTGGCGCTCCCCTCCCGCAGCACGCGCTCCGCGGTCTCTAGCCGGCCGCGCGCCTGCTCCGGGGTGTCGGCCTGCGCGCGGGTGTTCACCAGCGCGAGCGCCCGCACCCGCTCCGGGTGCCGCCGCGCGAAGGCGAAGGCCACGTAGCCCCCCATCGACATCCCCGCCAGCACCACGGGCCGCGTCTCCCCCAGGGCGTCGAGCAGCCGCGCGAGGTCGTCCGCGTGGTCGTCCATCCCCGCGTCCGGCGTCGCCGCGCTGCCGCCGTGGCCCCGCAGGTCGGGGACGATGCAGCGCCATCCGCCGCCCAGCCGCTCGACGACGGGGTGCCAGAGCGCCCCGGAGAGCGGGAAGCCGTGCGCGAAGAGCACCGGCTCTCCCTCCCCGAACACCTCGTGGCGCAGCGTCGCTCCGTTGACGGTCTCCTCCATGCGCGTCTCCCCTCCGCTGGCTCGCCCGCCGCTACGCGCCCGCGATCTCCCGGAGCTGCTCCGCGGAGAGCCGGTACGTGAACCAGTCGCTCATGCGGCGCGCCCCCAGCCGGTCGTAGAAGTCGATGGCGAGCTGGTTCCAGTCCAGCACCTGCCACTCCATCCGCCCGTAGCCCTTCCGCGCCGCCTCGCCCGCGTGGAAGCGGAAGAACGCGGAGGCGATCCCGTTGCGCCGCGTCTCCGGGAGCACGAACAGGTCCTCCAGGTACAGCGTGGGGAGGGCGAGAAAGGACGAGTAGGTGTCCAGCGTGATCGTGTAGGCCGCCGCGCGCCCCTCCAGCTCCGCCAGGTGCACGCGGATGCGCGGCTCCGGCCCGAAGGCGTCGCGCAGCAGCCGCTCGCGGGCCTCCGGGGTGGGGCGGTCCAGCTTCTCGTAGTCGGCCAGGGCGTCCACCAGCGCCAGGAAGGCGTCCGCGTCGTCAGCGGACGCGGGGCGGATCCGGATCGGGTCAGGCATTCTCGGGCGCGGGGCGGGCGGCCTGTCTCGGCGCGCGGTAGAGGGTGACGGCGGTCGTCTCCTCCAGGAGGTACCGCTTCCCTCCGGGCGGGAGGACGTGGTCGGCCGCGTGCTCCACGGCCAGCACCGGGGCGAAGGGCTTCGCCTGCCACCCCTCGATCAGCCGGTCCAGCATCCGCGAGCCGTAGGGCGGGTCCGCGAAGGCCAGGTCGTAGCTCCCCGGCTCCAGCGCCGCGGCGAAGCGGAGCGCGTCCTTCTTGAAGATCCGCGTCCGCTCCCGCACCCGCAGCGCGGCCACGTTGGCCTTCAGCGCGTGCAGGCTGGCGGGGCGGTCCTCCACGAAGTCCGCCGAGCGCGCCCCCCGCGACATCGCCTCCAGCCCGAGCGCCCCCGTCCCCGCGAACAGGTCGAGGACGCGGGCGCCCTCCACGTACGGCTCCACCATCGCCATCCAGGCGTCGCGCACCCCCTCTGCCGTGGGGCGCACCCGGCGGTCCGGCGGCGAGGTCAGGTGCCGCCCCGCCCACTTCCCTCCCACGATCCTCACCGGCCCTCCCCGTCTGGAAGCTTCACGATGCCGCCTGCTTCAGCCGCTCCCTCCACTCCCCCTCGTCCCACCCGAGCGAGAGCAGGTTCCCGGAGCGGAGCAGCGGGGTGCGGAGGAGCCCCGGGTCCTCTTCCAGCAGCGGGAGGATCCGCGCCTCGGAGACGTGCGCCACGTGCAGGCCGCGGTCGCGGAAGCGCTTCCCCTCCCGGTCCAGCAGCGCCTCCGCGCCGAACTTCTGCGCGAAGCGCTTCAGCTCCCCCTGCGAGGCCGCCTTCACCGCGAGGTCGACGAAGTGCGTCCTGATCCGCCGCTCCTTGAAGAACCGCAGCGCCTTCTGCGACTCCTTGCACTTCTTCGTACCGAAGATCTGGACTTCCATGCTCCTTCCGGTCTGGAGACTTTACCGCTACCCCGCCACGGCCTGGCGTCGGCGCTCCGCGCTGCCCGCCGCTGCAGGCTCTTCCCTGGTCGCTGTCCCCTGTTCCCTCTCCCTGCCGTTCCGCGCGAGCCGGTCCACGCCCCAGGCGAGCCCCAGGTGCACCGGGAGGGTGAAGGCGATCATCGTGCCGTTGACCTGGTCCAGCCCCGGGAGAGCCTGCAGCACGAAGCCGGCGACGGACAGCGCCGCCACGGTGAGCGCCAGCACCCGTGCCGGGCGGGCCGCCCAGCGGGCCCCGAGGGCGAGCGCGGGGACGAGCACCACCAGCGCGAGCGACAGCGGGTCGAACTGGAACAGGTTCTCGTTGCGGTAGGCGATCTGGTGGTTGGTGAGCGTCCACAGCGCCAGGAGGAGCGCCCCGCCGACGCCGGACACCAGCGACCAGAACCCGCCCAGCGCCGCGAAGCCGGCACGCGCCGCGCGCGACCGCCGCGCCGCCGACCCGAGACCGGCCAGCGCGCCGCCCAGCGCCAGCCCGGCGAGCAGGTACCAGGGGAGCCAGAAGGGCGGCTCCGCCCTCTCCGGCTCCCGGCCGACCGCGGTGAAGAGCGTGTGCTCCGCGGCCACCAGCGGCACCATCCGCCCGCTCTCGTCCGGCACCCGCACGGTGCGAACCTGCTCCTGCACCTTCCCCGGGAGGAACATCTCCTCCCACGCGTCGATCGGCCGGTCCGCCGCGGGGCCCAGGCCGCCCAGGAGGCCGAAGTAGGCGGGCCTGTCCTCCGCGATCAGCCGCTCGCTGTGCCAGCGGTAGGTGGTCCCCGTCGGCTCGCCCATGGTGGCGGCGCGCAGGCGGCCGCCGATCACCCGGTCGATCACGTCGCGGATGCGCGTGGAGCAGTTGTCGCGGTAGTAGTCGTACAGGTACTCGCGGTTCTCCGGGCGCGCGTTCCACTCCAGGAAGGCCTGCAGCTCCGCCTTCTGCGCCGGGGTGAGGTTCAGCTCCTGCGCCTGGACCGAGCGGTTGAAGTGGCGGTACTGGTACATCGTCCGGTCGATGTCCGACACGCCCAGCTCGTACAGCCAGTTCCCCTTGAGAAAGCGCTGCCAGTACCCCGGGGAGTTGAAGTCGAACAGCCCGTAGTTGTAGACGTAGTCGGTCCCCGCCACCGGGTCGTGGATCCAGATGGCGTTGTGCCCGAACTTCTCCCACACCATGTCTCCCTGCCCCATGGTGACCAGGAACACATCGAGCTCCGAGCCGGGCGCCGCACCCGCGGACGGAGCCGGAGCCGCCTGCGCGGCGAGCGGCGCGGGGGCGAGCGCCGCCAGCACCAGCGCGAAGACCGTGAGCGCGCGGCGCAGGGGCGCGCGGAGGGTGTGGGAGAGGTCCTGCATCTTCTCTGTTTCCGGGGAGTTGGAGAGCCGGATCCGGTCCCGGCGGGCTTGATACTCCGGCGGGCCGCGAAAGTTACCCACGCGGCGGGACGGGAGGAAGCCTCCGCGCCCCTGTCCGGCATACGCGGCGCGGCGTACTTTGCGGGTCGCGGGCGGCGTCCGGGGCGCCCGCGCGGCGGACGCGAACCACCAGGCGCGAGGGGGCGGAGCATGTTCAGGGAAGACCTGCTGCGGGACAGGACGGTGCTGGTCACCGGGGGGGGATCGGGGCTGGGCCTCTCCATGTCGAAGAAGTTCGCGGCGCTGGGCGCGCGGGTCGCCATCACCGGGCGGAGCGAGGAGCGGCTGGCCGGGGCGGCGCGCGAGATCGACCCCACGGGGGAGCGCGTCTTCACCCATCCCTGCGACGTCCGCGACTTCGCGCAGGTGGAGGCCACGGCCGCCGCGGTGGACGAGCGCTTCGGCGGCATCGACGTGCTGGTGAACAACGCCGCCGGGAACTTCCTGGCCGCCACCGAGGACCTTTCCCCGGGCGGCTT is a genomic window of Longimicrobiaceae bacterium containing:
- a CDS encoding GNAT family N-acetyltransferase, which produces MPDPIRIRPASADDADAFLALVDALADYEKLDRPTPEARERLLRDAFGPEPRIRVHLAELEGRAAAYTITLDTYSSFLALPTLYLEDLFVLPETRRNGIASAFFRFHAGEAARKGYGRMEWQVLDWNQLAIDFYDRLGARRMSDWFTYRLSAEQLREIAGA
- a CDS encoding DUF4105 domain-containing protein yields the protein MQDLSHTLRAPLRRALTVFALVLAALAPAPLAAQAAPAPSAGAAPGSELDVFLVTMGQGDMVWEKFGHNAIWIHDPVAGTDYVYNYGLFDFNSPGYWQRFLKGNWLYELGVSDIDRTMYQYRHFNRSVQAQELNLTPAQKAELQAFLEWNARPENREYLYDYYRDNCSTRIRDVIDRVIGGRLRAATMGEPTGTTYRWHSERLIAEDRPAYFGLLGGLGPAADRPIDAWEEMFLPGKVQEQVRTVRVPDESGRMVPLVAAEHTLFTAVGREPERAEPPFWLPWYLLAGLALGGALAGLGSAARRSRAARAGFAALGGFWSLVSGVGGALLLALWTLTNHQIAYRNENLFQFDPLSLALVVLVPALALGARWAARPARVLALTVAALSVAGFVLQALPGLDQVNGTMIAFTLPVHLGLAWGVDRLARNGREREQGTATREEPAAAGSAERRRQAVAG
- a CDS encoding ArsC/Spx/MgsR family protein, which translates into the protein MEVQIFGTKKCKESQKALRFFKERRIRTHFVDLAVKAASQGELKRFAQKFGAEALLDREGKRFRDRGLHVAHVSEARILPLLEEDPGLLRTPLLRSGNLLSLGWDEGEWRERLKQAAS
- a CDS encoding alpha/beta fold hydrolase, giving the protein MEETVNGATLRHEVFGEGEPVLFAHGFPLSGALWHPVVERLGGGWRCIVPDLRGHGGSAATPDAGMDDHADDLARLLDALGETRPVVLAGMSMGGYVAFAFARRHPERVRALALVNTRAQADTPEQARGRLETAERVLREGSATVADAMAGKLFAPAAPQA
- a CDS encoding RsmD family RNA methyltransferase — its product is MRIVGGKWAGRHLTSPPDRRVRPTAEGVRDAWMAMVEPYVEGARVLDLFAGTGALGLEAMSRGARSADFVEDRPASLHALKANVAALRVRERTRIFKKDALRFAAALEPGSYDLAFADPPYGSRMLDRLIEGWQAKPFAPVLAVEHAADHVLPPGGKRYLLEETTAVTLYRAPRQAARPAPENA